In Herbinix luporum, a single window of DNA contains:
- a CDS encoding sugar kinase, whose protein sequence is MAKVITMGEIMLRLSTPGFQRFIQADSFDVCYGGGEANVAVSLANYGHDAYFVTKVPNNPIGESAIAALRKFNVNCDHIVKGGDRLGIYFLETGASMRASTVVYDRANSAIAEADPSDFDFDKIFEGADWFHFTGITPAISDKAAVLTEEALKAAKRNNVTVSVDLNYRKKLWSTEKAQRIMTNLMQYVDVCIGNEEDAEKVLGFKPGNTDVTSGDLELAGYQDIFKQMINKFNFKYVVSSLRESYSASDNGWSACIYDGNEFYHSKKYNIRIVDRVGGGDSFAAGLICGLLDGKSMKDALEYAVAASALKHTIPGDFNMVSRAEVETLVGGDASGRVQR, encoded by the coding sequence ATGGCTAAAGTTATTACTATGGGAGAAATTATGCTTCGTCTTTCAACTCCCGGATTTCAGAGATTTATTCAAGCAGACAGTTTTGATGTATGTTATGGAGGCGGAGAAGCAAATGTAGCCGTATCCTTAGCCAATTATGGACATGATGCTTATTTCGTAACTAAAGTTCCCAATAATCCTATCGGAGAAAGTGCAATTGCAGCTCTTAGAAAGTTTAATGTCAATTGCGATCATATAGTAAAAGGTGGAGATAGGCTAGGTATTTATTTTCTAGAAACCGGTGCTTCCATGAGAGCTTCCACCGTAGTTTATGACAGGGCAAATTCAGCAATAGCAGAAGCTGATCCTTCAGACTTTGATTTTGATAAGATTTTTGAAGGAGCAGATTGGTTCCATTTTACAGGAATAACTCCTGCTATCAGTGATAAAGCAGCTGTATTAACAGAGGAAGCCTTAAAGGCAGCCAAGAGAAATAATGTTACCGTATCTGTGGATCTTAACTATAGAAAAAAATTATGGTCAACAGAAAAAGCTCAACGTATCATGACCAATTTAATGCAATATGTAGATGTATGCATAGGTAATGAAGAAGATGCAGAAAAAGTTCTTGGCTTTAAACCGGGTAATACCGATGTTACCAGCGGAGATCTTGAACTTGCCGGTTATCAGGATATATTTAAACAAATGATTAACAAGTTTAATTTCAAATATGTGGTAAGTTCCCTTAGGGAAAGTTATTCTGCTTCCGACAACGGTTGGTCAGCTTGCATCTATGACGGCAATGAATTCTATCATTCTAAAAAATATAATATTAGAATTGTAGATCGTGTGGGCGGAGGAGATTCTTTTGCAGCCGGATTAATCTGTGGACTATTAGACGGCAAATCCATGAAGGATGCTTTAGAATATGCAGTTGCAGCCTCAGCCTTAAAACATACCATCCCCGGAGACTTTAATATGGTAAGCAGGGCAGAAGTAGAAACATTAGTAGGCGGAGATGCTTCCGGAAGAGTTCAAAGATAA
- the uxaC gene encoding glucuronate isomerase encodes MRPFMDQDFLLSTETAKKLYHDYAEKMPIVDYHCHINPKEIAEDVRFENITQLWLGGDHYKWRLMRANGVSEEYITGNAPDKDKFIKWAQTLELAIGNPIYHWSHLELKRYFDYEGILNSETANEVWELCNEKLKDPNLSARGIIRKSNVTLLCTTDDPIDSLEYHIQLANDKSFETKVLPAFRPDEAVNLEKPGYLAYLEKLSKVSNIEINSFASLCEALKARMEFFNSVGCKTSDHGLEFVMYYPASDDEIESIMKRRLAGEIPTEEEILKFKTALLQFLGRENHRLNWVMQLHYGCKRDNNTRMFNKLGPNTGYDCIDNSRNSSAQLADFLNSLEITDQLPKTILYSLNPIDNAAIDTVMGCFQNDSALGKIQHGSAWWFNDHELGMRDHILTLTSTTLISNFVGMLTDSRSFLSYTRHEYFRRILCDVFGNFVETGRFPNDLRVLKKLVEDISYNNSISYFGFDK; translated from the coding sequence ATGAGACCTTTTATGGACCAAGACTTTTTATTATCAACTGAAACAGCAAAAAAATTATATCATGATTATGCAGAAAAAATGCCGATTGTAGATTATCATTGCCATATTAACCCTAAGGAAATAGCTGAAGATGTGCGCTTTGAAAATATTACACAGCTTTGGCTTGGAGGGGACCATTACAAATGGCGTTTGATGCGTGCTAATGGAGTTAGTGAAGAATATATTACCGGAAATGCTCCGGATAAAGATAAGTTTATAAAATGGGCCCAAACCCTAGAACTGGCCATAGGCAATCCTATTTACCATTGGAGCCATCTGGAACTTAAAAGATATTTTGATTATGAGGGTATCCTTAACTCAGAAACAGCCAATGAAGTTTGGGAACTATGTAATGAAAAGCTAAAAGATCCTAATTTAAGTGCCAGGGGTATAATTCGTAAGTCCAATGTAACACTCCTTTGTACTACTGATGATCCCATTGATTCATTAGAATATCATATACAGCTTGCTAATGATAAATCTTTTGAGACAAAGGTACTTCCGGCCTTTCGTCCTGATGAAGCAGTAAACTTAGAAAAACCCGGCTATCTTGCTTATCTTGAAAAACTTTCCAAGGTCAGCAATATTGAGATTAATAGTTTTGCCTCCCTATGTGAAGCTTTGAAGGCTCGTATGGAATTCTTTAATAGTGTCGGATGTAAAACTTCTGATCATGGTTTAGAATTTGTTATGTACTACCCTGCTTCTGATGATGAAATTGAATCAATTATGAAACGCCGCTTAGCAGGGGAAATTCCTACCGAAGAAGAAATCCTTAAGTTTAAGACAGCCTTACTTCAATTCTTAGGTAGAGAAAATCATAGATTAAACTGGGTTATGCAGCTTCATTATGGTTGTAAGAGAGATAATAACACCCGTATGTTTAACAAGCTAGGTCCTAACACCGGCTATGATTGTATTGATAATAGCAGGAATTCCTCAGCACAACTGGCAGATTTTCTTAATTCCCTTGAAATTACAGATCAGTTGCCAAAAACAATTTTATACTCTCTTAATCCTATTGATAATGCCGCTATTGATACGGTTATGGGATGTTTTCAAAATGATTCAGCCCTAGGAAAGATTCAACATGGTTCAGCTTGGTGGTTTAATGACCATGAACTTGGTATGAGAGATCATATCCTAACCCTAACCAGTACCACACTTATCAGCAATTTTGTAGGTATGCTAACTGATTCGAGAAGTTTCTTATCTTATACCAGACATGAGTATTTCAGAAGAATCCTTTGCGATGTATTTGGAAACTTCGTGGAAACAGGTAGATTCCCTAATGATTTAAGAGTTCTTAAAAAGCTTGTAGAAGATATATCTTACAATAATAGCATTAGCTATTTTGGATTTGATAAGTAA
- a CDS encoding hydratase has translation MIKLYDKGVYLVNGREIIEDTMDVHLAVKEKTGIDNISKEEAKKGTMAYSILKSHNTSDNMDNLRLKFDKLISHDITYVGILQTARASGLEKFPIPYVLTNCHNSLCAVGGTINEDDHMYGLSCAKKYGGIYVPAHQAVIHQYAREIMTECGSMILGSDSHTRYGALGTMAMGEGGPELVKQLLERTYDIPMPGVIAVYLTGSPRKGVGPQDIALAIIKAVFKNGYVNNKVMEFVGDGIKNLSMDYRIGIDVMTTETTCLSSIWETDNAVKEYYEIHNRPSAFKYIKPEDIAYYDGMVFVDLSQIKPMIAMPFHPSNAYTIDELNANLYDILDEVEKNALISLDNNNIQYTLKDKIKNGKLYVDQGTIAGCAGGSFENICDAADILDNKYIGADEFSLSVYPASQPIFMELVKNGAIAKLTAAGATIRSAFCGPCFGAGDTPANNGLSIRHTTRNFPNREGSKITNGQIASVALMDARSIAATAANQGYLTSAEDIDVNFGKPHYFYDRRIYENRVFDGSKNPDPSIEVKLGPNIVDWPKMSKLTNDLVLKVVSVIHDPVTTTDELIPSGETSSYRSNPLALAEYTLSRKDPAYVGRAKEIQKAEKARIAGEDILEAYPSLLKVYEAIEKKFTIDRYNTQIGSTIYAVKPGDGSAREQAASCQKVLGGLANIAKEYATKRYRSNLINWGMLPFLYDGDLPFENGDYIFIKDIKEAIENNRSEIKAYVVNKDMKEFTMQMPKLTDDERKIILKGCLINYYKDEE, from the coding sequence ATGATTAAACTTTATGATAAAGGTGTATATCTGGTTAATGGAAGAGAAATTATCGAAGATACGATGGATGTCCATTTAGCCGTTAAAGAAAAAACCGGTATTGATAATATAAGTAAGGAAGAAGCAAAAAAAGGTACTATGGCCTATAGTATATTAAAAAGTCATAATACCTCAGATAATATGGATAATTTAAGGTTAAAATTTGATAAACTTATTTCTCATGATATAACCTATGTTGGAATTCTTCAGACTGCAAGAGCCAGCGGACTTGAGAAATTCCCTATTCCATATGTATTAACCAATTGCCATAATAGTCTATGTGCCGTTGGTGGAACAATCAATGAAGATGACCATATGTATGGACTGTCTTGTGCCAAGAAGTATGGTGGAATATATGTTCCTGCCCATCAAGCAGTAATTCATCAATATGCCCGTGAAATTATGACTGAATGCGGCAGTATGATATTAGGTTCCGACAGCCACACCCGTTACGGTGCCTTAGGAACCATGGCTATGGGAGAGGGTGGACCGGAACTGGTTAAACAGTTATTGGAAAGAACCTATGACATTCCTATGCCCGGGGTAATCGCTGTTTATTTAACCGGAAGTCCAAGAAAAGGTGTAGGACCCCAAGATATAGCCTTAGCCATAATAAAAGCCGTATTTAAAAACGGTTATGTTAATAATAAGGTTATGGAATTTGTCGGGGACGGAATTAAAAATCTTAGTATGGATTACAGAATAGGCATTGATGTTATGACAACAGAAACCACCTGTTTATCCTCTATATGGGAAACAGACAATGCTGTTAAAGAATATTATGAGATACATAATAGGCCCTCAGCCTTTAAATATATTAAGCCAGAAGATATTGCCTACTATGATGGAATGGTATTCGTAGACTTATCACAAATCAAACCCATGATTGCCATGCCTTTCCACCCCAGTAATGCATATACCATAGATGAGTTGAATGCTAATCTTTATGATATTTTAGATGAAGTAGAAAAAAATGCCCTAATCAGCTTAGATAATAACAATATACAGTATACCTTAAAGGATAAAATTAAAAACGGAAAATTATATGTTGACCAGGGAACAATTGCAGGTTGTGCAGGGGGAAGCTTTGAAAATATCTGTGATGCGGCAGATATACTTGATAATAAGTATATCGGTGCTGATGAATTTTCCTTAAGTGTCTACCCAGCAAGCCAGCCTATCTTTATGGAACTTGTTAAAAATGGTGCTATAGCTAAGCTTACAGCAGCTGGAGCTACTATCAGAAGTGCATTTTGCGGACCTTGTTTTGGAGCAGGGGATACTCCTGCCAATAATGGCCTTAGTATACGCCATACTACCAGAAACTTCCCTAATAGGGAGGGATCAAAAATAACTAATGGTCAAATTGCCTCAGTGGCCTTAATGGATGCCAGATCTATTGCTGCTACAGCTGCTAACCAAGGATATTTGACATCAGCTGAGGATATTGATGTTAATTTCGGCAAGCCCCATTATTTCTACGACCGTAGAATATATGAAAACAGAGTATTTGACGGATCAAAAAATCCGGATCCTTCTATAGAAGTAAAACTAGGTCCTAACATAGTAGATTGGCCTAAGATGTCTAAATTAACCAATGACTTGGTTTTAAAGGTTGTTTCTGTTATCCATGATCCGGTAACTACAACTGATGAATTAATTCCCTCCGGTGAAACATCTTCATATCGTTCAAATCCTCTAGCCTTGGCTGAATATACCTTGTCCAGAAAGGATCCTGCCTATGTAGGGAGAGCAAAAGAAATTCAAAAAGCTGAAAAAGCCAGAATTGCAGGAGAGGATATATTAGAGGCTTATCCAAGCTTACTTAAAGTCTATGAGGCTATTGAAAAGAAATTTACCATAGACAGATATAATACCCAAATAGGAAGTACAATTTATGCCGTAAAACCCGGTGACGGCTCAGCAAGAGAACAGGCTGCCAGTTGTCAAAAAGTACTTGGGGGACTGGCAAATATAGCTAAGGAATATGCTACTAAACGTTATCGTTCCAATCTTATAAATTGGGGCATGTTACCCTTTTTATACGATGGTGATCTTCCTTTTGAGAACGGGGACTATATTTTTATCAAAGATATTAAAGAAGCAATAGAAAATAACAGATCTGAAATTAAGGCTTATGTGGTTAATAAAGATATGAAAGAATTCACCATGCAAATGCCTAAACTTACCGATGACGAGAGAAAAATCATTTTAAAAGGCTGTCTTATAAATTATTATAAAGATGAGGAATAA